In uncultured Desulfuromusa sp., a genomic segment contains:
- the carA gene encoding glutamine-hydrolyzing carbamoyl-phosphate synthase small subunit: MKAVLALADGKFFCGKALGAIGEVTGEVVFNTSMTGYQEILTDPSYHGEIVTMTYPQIGNYGINPEDVESGKPFLSGFVVKEACPFPSNFRSQMSLDAYLKDNNIVSIEGIDTRALVRHIRTVGAQTGIISSVDTDPESLVKKAQQAPALVGRDLVQEVTCGQPYQANEGIWSLGSGYAEASGKGSDYKVVAYDFGIKRNILRNLTTLGCEVTVVPATATAEDVLAMNPDGVFLSNGPGDPEPLHYAQENIRKLLGRVPVFGICLGHQLLAIAAGGSTYKLKFGHRGGNQPVLDYKRQQVEITSQNHGFAVDEKSLQDQVKVTHINLNDNTVEGIELLSSPAFSVQYHPEASPGPHDAQYLFVRFIDMMKQHKRENTHAQA, encoded by the coding sequence ATGAAAGCAGTTTTGGCTCTTGCTGATGGCAAGTTTTTTTGTGGGAAGGCGCTCGGCGCAATAGGCGAGGTCACTGGTGAGGTGGTTTTCAATACCAGCATGACAGGTTATCAGGAAATCCTGACGGACCCTTCTTACCATGGTGAAATTGTGACCATGACCTACCCTCAGATTGGTAATTACGGCATCAATCCGGAAGATGTTGAATCCGGCAAGCCATTTCTGTCCGGTTTTGTGGTCAAGGAAGCATGTCCTTTTCCCAGCAATTTCCGTTCACAGATGAGTCTGGATGCTTATCTGAAAGATAATAATATTGTCAGTATTGAAGGGATTGATACCCGTGCGCTGGTACGTCATATTCGCACCGTCGGTGCTCAAACCGGTATTATCTCGTCAGTAGATACTGACCCCGAAAGTTTGGTTAAAAAAGCGCAACAAGCTCCAGCCCTTGTTGGCCGTGATCTGGTTCAGGAGGTGACCTGCGGGCAGCCTTATCAAGCAAACGAAGGCATATGGTCTCTAGGCTCCGGTTATGCTGAAGCCAGTGGAAAAGGTTCTGATTATAAAGTTGTCGCCTATGACTTTGGGATCAAGCGCAACATTTTGCGCAATCTTACCACTCTGGGATGTGAGGTTACAGTTGTCCCGGCAACGGCAACGGCTGAAGATGTTCTGGCCATGAACCCTGACGGAGTGTTCTTGAGTAATGGACCTGGAGATCCCGAACCACTGCACTATGCTCAGGAAAATATTCGAAAACTCCTGGGTCGAGTTCCTGTTTTTGGCATATGTCTCGGTCATCAGCTGCTCGCCATTGCTGCGGGAGGCAGCACTTACAAGCTAAAATTCGGTCATCGTGGAGGAAATCAACCGGTTCTGGATTATAAGCGCCAACAGGTTGAAATTACGTCCCAGAATCATGGCTTTGCCGTCGATGAAAAGAGTCTTCAAGATCAGGTGAAAGTGACCCATATCAACTTGAATGACAATACGGTTGAAGGCATAGAACTTCTGTCATCACCGGCTTTTTCAGTTCAGTACCATCCCGAAGCATCGCCTGGGCCGCATGATGCTCAATATTTGTTTGTCCGCTTTATTGATATGATGAAACAACATAAAAGAGAGAATACCCATGCCCAAGCGTGA
- the lepA gene encoding translation elongation factor 4, whose translation MKKKNIRNFSIIAHIDHGKSTLADRLLEATGALTDREKSAQYLDKMELEQERGITIKAQSVRLNYKAKDGQDYTLNLIDTPGHVDFSYEVSRSLSACEGAMLVVDAAQGVEAQTLANVYMAIDQDLEIFPVLNKIDLPSAEPERIRAEVEEIVGIDTSEAILASAKEGIGIDDILEAIVHKIPAPQGDSEAPLKALTFDSWYDSYQGVVVLVRIFDGTIKKGEKIKLMATGGVYEVQKVGAFNPHPIELPQLSAGEVGFVIAGIKVVEDAKVGDTITHFHKPAEKALPGYQEVKPMVFSGLYPVDAADYDNLRDALEKLRLNDAAFSFEPENSLALGFGFRCGFLGLLHMEIIQERLEREFGVDLITTAPTVVYKVTTTKGALLEVESANMLPEIQFIEKIEEPFVLASIHVPNDFVGPVLKLCIEKRGLQREIKYLTANRVMVVYEMPLNEIVLDFFDRLKSISRGYASLDYEHLDFRISKLVRLNVLINGDVVDALSLIVHQDKAQFRGRELVSKMKEFIPRQQYEVAIQAAIGNKVIARSTVKALRKDVTAKCYGGDITRKRKLLEKQKAGKKRMKQIGSVELPQDAFLAILKVKD comes from the coding sequence ATGAAGAAAAAAAATATTCGGAATTTTTCCATTATCGCTCATATTGATCACGGAAAATCAACCCTGGCCGACCGCTTGCTTGAAGCAACAGGGGCTCTCACTGATCGTGAAAAATCGGCTCAATACCTGGATAAAATGGAGCTTGAACAAGAACGGGGAATTACGATCAAAGCCCAATCGGTCAGGCTTAACTATAAAGCTAAGGATGGGCAGGATTATACCCTGAATCTGATTGATACCCCAGGACATGTTGATTTTTCTTATGAGGTCAGTCGCTCCCTTTCTGCCTGTGAAGGGGCCATGCTTGTCGTCGATGCCGCTCAAGGAGTGGAAGCCCAGACACTTGCTAATGTTTATATGGCCATTGATCAGGACCTTGAGATTTTTCCGGTCCTCAATAAAATTGACTTGCCCAGTGCAGAACCCGAGCGGATAAGAGCTGAAGTTGAGGAAATTGTCGGGATTGATACGAGTGAAGCAATCCTCGCCAGCGCGAAAGAGGGCATTGGCATAGATGATATTCTTGAAGCGATCGTACATAAAATTCCTGCTCCTCAGGGCGATTCTGAAGCTCCTCTGAAAGCACTGACTTTTGATTCCTGGTATGATTCATATCAGGGTGTTGTTGTTCTTGTCAGAATTTTTGACGGTACCATTAAAAAGGGAGAAAAAATTAAATTAATGGCTACCGGCGGAGTCTATGAGGTTCAGAAGGTCGGAGCGTTCAACCCACACCCCATTGAATTACCGCAATTATCCGCAGGCGAAGTTGGTTTTGTCATCGCCGGAATCAAGGTCGTTGAAGATGCAAAAGTAGGCGATACTATCACCCATTTTCACAAACCGGCGGAAAAAGCTTTACCAGGTTATCAAGAGGTCAAGCCGATGGTTTTTTCCGGCCTCTATCCGGTTGATGCTGCAGATTATGATAATCTGCGGGATGCATTGGAAAAACTTCGCTTAAATGATGCCGCTTTTTCATTTGAACCGGAAAATTCCCTGGCCCTTGGTTTTGGTTTCCGCTGTGGTTTTCTGGGTCTGCTTCATATGGAAATCATTCAGGAACGGCTAGAACGCGAATTCGGTGTTGATCTGATTACAACCGCACCAACAGTTGTTTACAAGGTAACAACGACAAAAGGGGCATTGTTGGAAGTTGAAAGTGCCAATATGCTTCCCGAAATCCAGTTTATTGAAAAAATCGAAGAACCTTTTGTTTTGGCTTCAATCCATGTTCCGAATGATTTTGTCGGGCCCGTACTCAAACTATGTATTGAAAAACGGGGGCTGCAACGGGAAATAAAATATCTGACAGCCAACCGTGTCATGGTGGTTTATGAAATGCCGCTGAATGAAATTGTTCTTGATTTCTTTGACCGGTTGAAATCAATTTCACGCGGTTATGCTTCGCTGGATTATGAACATCTGGATTTTAGAATCAGCAAACTGGTCCGCTTGAATGTATTAATTAACGGTGATGTTGTCGATGCTCTGTCTCTTATTGTGCATCAGGATAAGGCGCAATTTCGGGGTCGTGAACTGGTATCAAAAATGAAGGAATTTATCCCTCGACAACAGTATGAGGTTGCCATTCAAGCTGCTATCGGTAATAAAGTTATTGCCAGGTCAACGGTTAAAGCGTTAAGAAAAGATGTGACAGCCAAATGCTACGGTGGAGACATAACCCGAAAACGAAAACTTTTGGAAAAACAAAAAGCAGGGAAAAAAAGAATGAAACAAATTGGCAGTGTCGAACTTCCCCAGGATGCTTTTTTGGCTATTCTCAAAGTTAAAGATTGA
- a CDS encoding aspartate carbamoyltransferase catalytic subunit, which yields MSFNPKHVLGIKNLTAEEINFILSTAESFKEINTRQIKKVPTLRGKTIVNLFFEASTRTRTSFEIAGKRLSADTINITASSSSVVKGETLEDTAHNIEAMHPDIIVMRHSASGACDYLSERLQCSVINAGDGTHEHPSQALLDAFTIRQHKGDIKGLTVTIAGDVAHSRVVRSNIYCLNKLGANVRIAGPRTMLPAGIEKLGCEVHHNLKDAITDADCIMMLRIQHERQGKTLLPSLREYSRFFGLNDSNLQYAKKDAIVMHPGPVNRGVELSSSVADGRQSVILDQVENGVAVRMALLYLVAGGEKLQDS from the coding sequence ATGTCTTTCAACCCGAAACATGTCCTCGGAATTAAAAATCTGACCGCCGAAGAAATTAATTTTATTCTTTCAACTGCCGAAAGTTTCAAAGAAATCAACACCAGACAGATCAAGAAAGTTCCGACTCTACGGGGCAAAACAATCGTTAATCTGTTCTTTGAAGCCAGTACCAGAACCCGAACATCTTTCGAAATTGCAGGGAAGCGGCTCTCTGCTGACACCATCAACATAACGGCCTCGTCTTCATCCGTTGTTAAAGGCGAAACCCTAGAGGACACCGCTCATAATATTGAAGCCATGCATCCGGATATTATCGTGATGCGGCATAGTGCTTCCGGGGCCTGTGATTATCTGTCAGAACGCCTGCAATGTTCAGTCATTAATGCCGGTGATGGAACTCATGAACACCCCAGCCAGGCGCTTCTCGACGCGTTTACTATCCGCCAGCATAAAGGTGATATCAAGGGGCTGACTGTAACTATCGCCGGGGATGTCGCCCATAGTCGGGTGGTACGATCAAATATCTATTGTCTCAATAAGCTGGGTGCAAATGTGCGAATTGCCGGACCACGGACCATGTTGCCCGCGGGAATTGAAAAACTGGGCTGCGAAGTTCACCACAATCTTAAGGATGCCATAACCGATGCTGATTGCATTATGATGTTGCGCATTCAGCATGAGCGACAAGGAAAAACGTTGCTACCCTCATTGCGTGAATATTCACGTTTTTTTGGACTCAATGATTCTAACCTGCAATACGCCAAAAAAGATGCAATCGTCATGCATCCAGGTCCGGTTAATCGGGGGGTTGAGTTATCTTCTTCAGTAGCTGACGGCCGGCAAAGTGTGATTCTCGATCAGGTTGAAAATGGGGTAGCGGTACGTATGGCACTCCTTTATCTGGTCGCTGGCGGTGAAAAATTACAGGATAGTTAA
- the lepB gene encoding signal peptidase I, translated as MAFFKKKKVIAVSKKPWYREWSEALIVAVVLALIIRTFLFQAFKIPSGSMLDTLLIGDHLLVNKFIYGTTIPGLDGRYLKVRDPERGDVIVFEFPGDEGKSFFEKRDFIKRVIGLPGDVIEVKAKQVYVNGQPFSVPQEKHKDQDMIPSVASPRDFSGPVKVPEDSYFVMGDNRDFSFDSRFWGYVHKSKIKGLAFIKYWSWNSEGNLLHKIRFSRIGRLIN; from the coding sequence ATGGCATTTTTTAAGAAGAAAAAGGTAATTGCAGTGTCTAAAAAGCCCTGGTACCGAGAATGGTCGGAAGCGTTGATTGTTGCTGTCGTTCTGGCGTTAATAATCCGTACTTTCCTGTTTCAGGCTTTCAAGATTCCTTCCGGATCCATGCTGGATACGTTGTTGATTGGCGATCATCTCCTCGTCAACAAATTTATCTACGGCACCACCATTCCCGGTCTTGACGGTCGCTATCTGAAAGTGCGCGATCCCGAACGCGGCGACGTCATTGTGTTTGAATTCCCGGGAGATGAAGGGAAGTCCTTTTTTGAAAAGCGCGATTTCATCAAACGGGTTATTGGACTTCCGGGCGATGTTATTGAAGTGAAAGCCAAGCAGGTCTACGTCAATGGCCAACCATTTTCCGTCCCTCAAGAAAAACATAAAGATCAGGATATGATTCCCTCAGTTGCCAGCCCACGTGATTTTTCCGGCCCCGTGAAGGTGCCTGAAGACAGCTATTTTGTGATGGGTGATAATCGCGACTTCTCTTTTGACAGCCGTTTTTGGGGATATGTACACAAGTCCAAGATCAAAGGTCTGGCCTTTATTAAATATTGGTCCTGGAATAGCGAAGGAAACTTGTTGCATAAAATCAGATTCTCTCGCATCGGTCGGTTGATCAACTGA
- a CDS encoding dihydroorotase: MKTLIKNGRVIDPANKIDAECDVLIEDGVIVAVSAKIDAVADEIIDARGLLVTPGLVDIHTHLRDPGQEYKEDIISGTRAAAAGGVTSLACMPNTSPVNDSLAISKYIIDKAKEQGSANVFPVACISKGMKGEILAEMGELKEAGCVGFSDDGIPVTNGELMRRAFEYADTFSMPIISHAEDLTLVGSGCMNDGPVATELGLQGIPWVAEDAATAREIMLADFTGGRLHVCHVSTRGSVDLVRQAKARGIRVSCEATPHHFTLTDEAVRGYNTNAKMNPPLRSQEDVDAVRAGLADGTIDAIATDHAPHHYDEKNVEFPVAMNGIIGLESLLPLSLKLVADGVVDLNTVIALLTVQPARVIGIDRGTLSVGAIADIALIDPQLEWKFTAESLHSKSKNTPFLGWDMKGAAVKTLLAGKIVFER; encoded by the coding sequence ATGAAAACTTTGATAAAAAATGGTCGTGTGATTGATCCGGCCAATAAAATAGATGCCGAATGCGATGTTTTGATTGAGGATGGTGTGATCGTCGCTGTTTCGGCAAAGATAGATGCGGTGGCGGATGAGATCATCGATGCCAGAGGGCTCCTGGTGACGCCCGGACTGGTTGACATTCACACCCACCTACGCGACCCGGGACAGGAGTATAAAGAAGATATCATCTCCGGAACTCGCGCGGCTGCTGCCGGTGGGGTGACTTCACTTGCATGCATGCCCAATACTAGTCCGGTGAATGATTCTCTGGCTATCAGCAAATATATTATTGATAAGGCGAAAGAGCAGGGGAGTGCCAATGTTTTCCCCGTAGCTTGCATCAGTAAGGGAATGAAGGGTGAAATTCTTGCTGAAATGGGAGAGCTCAAAGAGGCTGGTTGCGTCGGGTTTTCTGATGATGGTATACCCGTAACTAATGGTGAGTTGATGCGTCGTGCTTTTGAATATGCAGACACTTTTTCCATGCCGATTATATCCCACGCTGAGGATCTGACTCTGGTTGGTTCCGGCTGTATGAATGACGGCCCAGTCGCCACAGAGTTGGGCTTACAGGGAATTCCCTGGGTAGCAGAAGATGCAGCAACAGCGCGAGAAATAATGCTGGCAGACTTCACTGGGGGCCGGTTGCACGTCTGTCACGTTTCAACCAGGGGAAGCGTAGACCTGGTCCGTCAGGCTAAAGCACGTGGAATCAGGGTCAGCTGTGAAGCAACCCCACATCATTTCACTCTGACAGATGAGGCTGTTCGCGGTTATAATACCAACGCAAAAATGAATCCGCCGCTGCGGAGTCAGGAAGATGTTGATGCTGTGCGCGCCGGTCTTGCTGACGGAACGATTGATGCCATTGCCACGGACCATGCTCCTCACCATTACGATGAAAAGAATGTTGAATTTCCCGTTGCCATGAACGGGATTATCGGACTGGAATCGTTGCTGCCTCTGAGTCTGAAACTTGTTGCTGACGGTGTTGTCGATTTAAATACCGTCATTGCACTGTTAACGGTACAACCAGCCAGAGTTATCGGCATTGATCGCGGTACTTTGTCGGTTGGAGCAATTGCCGACATTGCTTTGATTGATCCTCAGCTTGAATGGAAATTTACGGCTGAGTCTCTGCATTCAAAGAGTAAAAACACGCCATTTCTTGGTTGGGATATGAAGGGCGCAGCCGTCAAAACACTCTTGGCCGGCAAAATAGTATTTGAGAGATAA
- a CDS encoding DMT family transporter: MKKKHKINKQQLFAELILASVTIFWGATFPIVKDAIAEMPVMAFLWVRFALAALLLAFLAGRAGFATLDRRGWLLGAGLGSVLALSFIFQTFGLERTSSANTGFLTGLGVVWVPLLAGPLLKKPAAFGSKVGVGFALTGLLLLTWHTPWSINFGDLLVIVCSLFIALHILGLDIFTKGYDGKAFTFVQIATASLLYLTGSLFYEPVSWPQEWTGSLIFAFLITSVFATVYAFWAMTTFQNRTTPTRAALIYTLEPVFAALFSIWLAGDRLTAIGWSGGFLIVFGMIFAEAWPLFTSKKPCLER; this comes from the coding sequence GTGAAAAAAAAACATAAAATAAATAAGCAACAATTATTCGCTGAATTGATTCTGGCCTCAGTGACAATTTTCTGGGGGGCCACATTCCCAATTGTTAAAGATGCGATTGCTGAAATGCCGGTTATGGCATTTCTGTGGGTGCGCTTTGCTCTGGCAGCCCTGTTACTCGCTTTTTTAGCTGGCAGAGCCGGTTTTGCCACCTTGGATAGACGTGGGTGGTTACTTGGAGCCGGTCTTGGTTCGGTTCTGGCTTTATCTTTTATTTTTCAAACTTTTGGATTGGAACGAACATCATCAGCCAATACCGGTTTTCTCACTGGCCTCGGAGTTGTCTGGGTCCCTTTGCTGGCTGGACCTTTATTGAAAAAACCAGCGGCTTTCGGTTCAAAAGTTGGGGTTGGTTTCGCTTTGACCGGACTTCTTTTGTTAACCTGGCATACGCCATGGTCAATTAACTTTGGGGATCTTCTTGTTATTGTCTGCTCTTTGTTTATTGCTTTACATATTCTCGGTCTCGATATTTTTACCAAGGGGTATGACGGCAAGGCTTTCACTTTTGTGCAGATTGCTACAGCATCACTGCTTTATCTCACCGGCAGCTTGTTTTATGAACCGGTCTCATGGCCTCAGGAATGGACAGGGTCATTGATTTTTGCCTTCCTTATAACCTCTGTATTTGCAACGGTGTACGCTTTTTGGGCCATGACCACTTTCCAAAACCGGACTACTCCAACAAGGGCAGCACTGATCTACACCCTTGAACCCGTTTTTGCTGCTCTGTTTTCTATCTGGCTGGCAGGTGATCGGCTTACCGCTATCGGTTGGTCAGGGGGATTCTTGATTGTCTTCGGGATGATTTTTGCCGAAGCCTGGCCTTTGTTCACTTCGAAAAAACCTTGCCTGGAAAGATAA
- the pyrR gene encoding bifunctional pyr operon transcriptional regulator/uracil phosphoribosyltransferase PyrR has protein sequence MAAESLEILDLDGVNRALTRIAHEILEKNQGVEDLLLIGIRTGGAHLAAQLRKRITDIEGTEVPLGVIDVTMYRDDLSSRSDLAIGQTNIHVPVTGKKIVLVDDVLYTGRTIRAALDAVIAFGRPENIQLAILVDRGHRELPIRPDYIGRNIPTAQNEQIEVDFDSQNIPQAVHLLRN, from the coding sequence ATGGCGGCTGAATCGTTGGAAATACTGGATCTAGACGGGGTTAACCGTGCTTTAACACGTATAGCTCACGAAATTCTTGAGAAAAATCAGGGCGTCGAAGATTTGTTGCTTATCGGTATTCGCACCGGTGGCGCACATCTTGCGGCACAACTCCGGAAAAGAATCACGGACATTGAAGGAACAGAGGTTCCTTTGGGTGTCATTGATGTCACCATGTACCGGGATGATCTCAGCTCTCGAAGTGATCTGGCAATAGGGCAGACCAATATCCATGTGCCGGTCACAGGCAAAAAGATTGTGCTTGTTGATGATGTTCTTTATACCGGGCGAACCATACGAGCGGCTTTAGATGCCGTTATTGCTTTCGGCCGTCCTGAAAATATTCAACTGGCAATTCTGGTCGACCGAGGTCACAGGGAATTACCAATTCGCCCTGACTATATCGGACGGAATATACCGACAGCTCAGAACGAACAAATAGAAGTTGATTTTGACTCTCAGAACATCCCTCAAGCCGTTCATTTACTTCGAAATTAG
- the carB gene encoding carbamoyl-phosphate synthase large subunit has product MPKRDDIKKILIVGAGPIVIGQACEFDYSGTQACKALKEEGFEVVLLNSNPATIMTDPDFADRTYIEPVTPDVLTQIIIKERPDALLPTLGGQTALNTAVAVAEAGVLDKYDVELIGAKLDSIKKAEDRTLFKRAMQKIDIEVPRSGLAHTYVEAMEIIEEIGFPAIIRPSFTLGGTGGGIAYNREDYNRMAIAGMDASPTNEILIEESIIGWKEYELEVMRDIADNVVIICSIENFDAMGVHTGDSITVAPAQTLTDKEYQILRDASLKIIREIGVETGGSNIQFGINPKDGRLVVIEMNPRVSRSSALASKATGFPIAKIAAKLSVGYRLDEIQNDITRETLASFEPTIDYVVTKVPRFTFEKFPQSDATLTTQMKSVGEVMAIGRTFKESLQKALRSLEIDSYGFESRIFKNPADYIRTLTSGEYDQLVTQLQIPSWERMWYLADAIRAGFSIDKIYQLSGIDPWFLANIAQIIEMESVLLTHKDQLNTDDQDFIELLREAKQYGFSDRRLAFLWGITEDDVRNMRHNLAVLPVYKRVDTCGAEFEAFTPYLYSTYESECEAAPTGKRKIMILGGGPNRIGQGIEFDYCCVHGAFSLSDAGFETIMVNCNPETVSTDYDTSDRLYFEPLTQEDVLAIVEIEKPEGVIVQFGGQTPLKLAVALEKSGVPIIGTSPDAIDRAEDRERFQALLNKLNLLQPQNGIARAYDEAEVIAERIGYPVVVRPSYVLGGRAMEIVYSVERLRDYMKNAVNASPEHPVLVDKFLQHAIEVDVDALADGTDVVIGGIMQHIEEAGIHSGDSACTLPPFSLPETILSEIRRQTIALALELKVIGLMNIQFAVKDGDVYLLEVNPRASRTVPFVSKATGRPLAQIAAKIMAGQSLAELGVSGEIIPDYISVKEAVFPFVKFPGVDTLLGPEMKSTGEVMGIDYDFGNAYAKSQLGAGVKLPRSGKIFISVKDADKEQILEPTRKLIAAGFSVVATSGTAAYLNQQGIAAEQINKVKEGRPHCVDAIKSGEICLVFNTTMGAQSVADSYSIRRSVIIYEIAYFTTMEGIKAGTDGILAMLRENLDVKPLQEYYPAS; this is encoded by the coding sequence ATGCCCAAGCGTGATGATATTAAAAAAATACTGATTGTTGGTGCCGGCCCCATTGTTATCGGTCAGGCGTGTGAATTTGATTATTCCGGAACTCAGGCATGTAAGGCCCTCAAGGAAGAGGGATTCGAAGTCGTCCTGTTAAATTCCAACCCTGCGACAATCATGACCGATCCGGATTTTGCTGATCGCACCTATATAGAGCCGGTTACCCCGGACGTTTTGACCCAGATTATCATCAAAGAACGACCAGATGCGTTGTTGCCGACATTAGGTGGACAGACTGCGCTTAACACTGCGGTTGCGGTTGCAGAAGCCGGCGTCCTGGATAAATACGATGTTGAGCTCATTGGTGCAAAACTTGATTCGATTAAAAAAGCAGAGGACCGGACACTATTCAAGCGGGCCATGCAGAAGATTGATATTGAAGTGCCGCGCTCCGGTTTAGCCCATACCTACGTTGAAGCGATGGAGATCATCGAAGAGATCGGTTTTCCTGCGATTATCAGACCTTCATTTACCCTTGGTGGTACCGGCGGCGGCATTGCCTACAACCGGGAGGACTATAACCGCATGGCGATTGCAGGAATGGATGCCTCTCCCACCAATGAAATTTTGATTGAAGAATCCATTATCGGCTGGAAAGAGTATGAGCTGGAAGTGATGCGCGACATTGCAGATAATGTTGTCATTATCTGCTCAATTGAAAATTTTGATGCGATGGGCGTTCATACGGGTGATTCAATTACCGTTGCTCCAGCTCAGACATTGACGGATAAAGAATATCAAATTTTGCGGGATGCCTCCCTGAAAATCATCCGTGAGATCGGCGTGGAAACAGGTGGTTCAAATATTCAGTTTGGTATTAATCCTAAAGATGGTCGCCTCGTTGTCATAGAAATGAATCCACGCGTCTCCCGTTCTTCCGCACTGGCATCCAAAGCAACGGGTTTCCCCATTGCTAAAATAGCAGCCAAGCTCTCGGTCGGATATCGCCTTGATGAGATTCAGAACGACATCACGCGTGAAACTTTGGCTTCTTTTGAACCAACAATCGATTATGTTGTGACCAAGGTTCCCCGCTTTACCTTTGAAAAGTTTCCTCAGTCTGACGCAACCTTAACCACACAAATGAAGTCTGTGGGTGAAGTCATGGCCATCGGCCGGACCTTTAAAGAGAGCTTACAAAAAGCGCTGCGTTCACTGGAAATTGATTCATACGGGTTCGAAAGTCGGATATTCAAGAATCCGGCCGACTATATTCGCACTTTAACTTCAGGTGAATATGACCAGCTTGTTACGCAGTTACAAATTCCCAGCTGGGAAAGAATGTGGTATCTGGCTGACGCGATTCGCGCTGGATTCAGCATCGACAAAATTTATCAATTGAGTGGGATAGACCCATGGTTTTTGGCCAATATCGCCCAGATTATTGAAATGGAATCGGTTCTACTCACCCATAAAGACCAGCTTAACACCGATGACCAGGACTTTATCGAACTTTTACGTGAAGCAAAACAATATGGGTTCTCGGATCGGCGTTTAGCTTTTTTGTGGGGAATTACCGAGGATGATGTCCGTAATATGCGCCACAACCTTGCCGTTCTTCCTGTCTATAAAAGGGTTGATACCTGTGGCGCTGAATTTGAAGCGTTTACCCCCTACCTTTATTCAACCTATGAATCGGAATGTGAGGCCGCCCCAACCGGAAAGCGTAAAATCATGATTCTCGGTGGTGGCCCCAACCGGATTGGCCAAGGCATTGAATTTGATTACTGCTGTGTTCATGGTGCTTTTTCCCTGTCGGATGCCGGTTTTGAAACTATCATGGTTAACTGTAATCCCGAAACCGTCTCTACAGACTATGACACCTCAGATCGCCTTTATTTTGAACCCCTGACCCAGGAAGATGTTCTCGCTATTGTTGAAATAGAAAAACCAGAAGGAGTCATTGTCCAATTTGGTGGTCAGACACCTCTGAAACTTGCTGTTGCCCTGGAAAAATCCGGGGTGCCGATTATAGGAACATCTCCTGATGCTATTGACCGGGCAGAGGACAGGGAACGCTTTCAGGCTCTCCTGAATAAGCTCAACCTGCTTCAGCCACAGAATGGCATTGCTCGAGCCTATGATGAAGCCGAAGTCATTGCTGAAAGAATTGGCTATCCAGTTGTTGTCAGGCCTTCTTACGTTCTGGGAGGTCGCGCCATGGAGATTGTCTATAGCGTTGAACGATTGCGGGATTATATGAAAAATGCAGTAAATGCTTCACCGGAACATCCCGTTCTTGTGGATAAGTTTTTACAACATGCGATAGAAGTTGATGTGGATGCTCTGGCTGATGGAACAGATGTTGTTATCGGTGGCATCATGCAACATATAGAAGAGGCCGGGATTCATTCCGGAGATTCAGCCTGCACATTACCGCCATTTTCATTGCCGGAAACAATTCTTTCTGAAATCCGCCGGCAAACCATAGCTCTTGCCCTGGAATTAAAAGTCATCGGGTTGATGAACATCCAATTTGCTGTTAAAGATGGGGATGTTTATCTGCTTGAAGTTAATCCTCGTGCCAGTCGCACGGTTCCGTTTGTCTCAAAAGCCACCGGACGACCACTGGCGCAAATCGCGGCTAAGATTATGGCCGGACAAAGCTTGGCGGAACTTGGTGTTTCCGGGGAAATTATTCCTGATTACATTTCGGTTAAAGAGGCGGTCTTTCCATTTGTGAAATTTCCGGGAGTTGATACTCTGCTCGGCCCTGAGATGAAATCAACTGGGGAAGTTATGGGCATCGATTATGATTTCGGTAATGCTTATGCTAAATCACAACTGGGAGCCGGAGTCAAATTACCACGTAGCGGCAAAATCTTTATCAGTGTTAAAGATGCCGATAAAGAACAAATTCTGGAACCAACAAGAAAGCTGATCGCTGCCGGTTTCTCTGTTGTTGCCACGAGCGGAACTGCAGCTTACCTGAATCAGCAGGGGATAGCAGCTGAACAGATCAATAAGGTTAAGGAAGGCCGTCCCCACTGTGTTGATGCCATCAAGAGCGGTGAAATCTGCCTTGTTTTCAATACCACCATGGGAGCTCAATCTGTTGCCGATTCCTATTCTATCCGACGTTCCGTTATCATTTATGAAATTGCCTACTTCACCACCATGGAAGGAATAAAAGCTGGAACAGACGGGATACTGGCGATGTTGCGAGAAAATCTTGACGTTAAACCGCTACAAGAGTATTATCCAGCTAGTTGA